The following DNA comes from Desulfobulbaceae bacterium.
CGCCTTGACTGCGGCGGCGATTTTAACCCCTAGCTCCTTACACTTGGTAAAGTCATCATCAGTCGGTACATTCTTGACCTTGATGCCGGGATCAACCAGGGTAATCTCCATCGCCTCCATGGCCTCATTCATCTGCTTGACCGCTTCACCACTCCACCCGTATGAACCAAAAGCAGCACCGACCTTACCCTTAGGCCGCAACCCTTTGAGGTACGTCAAGAAATCGCCCATCCGCGGCAAATAACCATTATTCAAGGTTGGCGAACCAAACACCAGAGCTCTACAATCAAGAACCTCGGTCATCACGTCGCTACGATGGTTGACCGCAAGATTCATCAACTTAACCGTCACCCCCTCCCGGCTGATAGCGCCGCCGATGGCCTTCGCCATCTTAGCCGTGCTATGCCACATGGAGTCATAAATCACCAACGCCTTGGGCACCGTCTCGCGCTTACTCCACCGATCATACGCTGCCAAAATATGCCCTGGGTTGTTCCGCCAGATTACTCCATGATCTGGAGCGATCATGTCAATCTCAAGTCCCAACTCCGCCACCTGGGCCAGGAGTTTCTGAATATTCGGAGCAAACAAATTCAAGATATTGGCATAATACTTTGCCGCATGGCACATGACTTCACCGATGGGCAACTCATCGGCGAATCGCTCGGTGCTGGCTAAATGCTGACCAAAGGCATCACTGGAAATGAGCAACTTATCCTCTGGGATATAAGAGAACATGCTGTCTGGCCAATGCAGCATTTTTGTTTCCAAAAAGGTAACGGTCTTTTTACCAAGGCTGATACTGTCACCGGACTTAACAACAACCAACGGCCAATCATCACGGTGAAAATGGTCCTTAATGGCCTTCTCACCCATCGGCGAACAAAACACCTTTTCCGGCTTGACGAGATCTATAATTTTGGGCAG
Coding sequences within:
- a CDS encoding FprA family A-type flavoprotein, with amino-acid sequence MAITEIKDKVYWVGAVDWDIRDFHGYSTYKGTTYNAFLVMDEKITLFDTVKSNYYEELLYHISELTDPTKIDYIVVNHVEMDHSGSLPKIIDLVKPEKVFCSPMGEKAIKDHFHRDDWPLVVVKSGDSISLGKKTVTFLETKMLHWPDSMFSYIPEDKLLISSDAFGQHLASTERFADELPIGEVMCHAAKYYANILNLFAPNIQKLLAQVAELGLEIDMIAPDHGVIWRNNPGHILAAYDRWSKRETVPKALVIYDSMWHSTAKMAKAIGGAISREGVTVKLMNLAVNHRSDVMTEVLDCRALVFGSPTLNNGYLPRMGDFLTYLKGLRPKGKVGAAFGSYGWSGEAVKQMNEAMEAMEITLVDPGIKVKNVPTDDDFTKCKELGVKIAAAVKAMD